One Candidatus Polarisedimenticolaceae bacterium DNA segment encodes these proteins:
- a CDS encoding rhodanese-like domain-containing protein, which produces MFRLDDRYQRIEGDELYRKLAMGEPVFLLDVRTDVEYRHGHIPGSVLLPLHELEHAWEQLPNGGTPIAVICQQGYRSVSACRFLAERGFKPLYTLDGGLATWPGPLSNGESLPNHPHALIAPSRFLIEHFDLLPRGLALDVAMGNGRNAVYLATRGFDVDGVDVNERVVEDARRRARRMGAPIRAVVGNVEDGSYIIPIETFDVIVVFNFLHRPLFRDIKDGIKPGGVVVYQTYTTEQPQFGPPTNPAHLVHPGELAEVFSDWQILRHEEGIEPATRVHGPKALAGIVARKPE; this is translated from the coding sequence GTGTTTCGGCTCGACGACCGATACCAGCGCATCGAAGGGGACGAGCTCTACCGCAAGCTCGCCATGGGCGAGCCGGTTTTCCTCCTCGACGTCCGCACCGACGTCGAATACCGCCACGGGCACATCCCGGGGTCGGTCCTGCTCCCGCTCCACGAGCTCGAGCACGCGTGGGAGCAGCTTCCCAACGGCGGCACGCCGATCGCGGTCATCTGCCAGCAGGGGTACCGCAGCGTGTCGGCCTGCCGCTTCCTCGCGGAGCGCGGGTTCAAGCCGCTCTACACCCTCGACGGGGGCCTCGCGACGTGGCCCGGCCCGCTCTCCAACGGCGAGTCGCTCCCGAACCATCCCCACGCGCTGATCGCGCCGTCGCGGTTTCTCATCGAGCACTTCGACCTGCTCCCGCGCGGGCTCGCGCTCGACGTCGCGATGGGGAACGGGCGCAACGCGGTGTACCTCGCGACCCGCGGGTTCGACGTGGACGGGGTGGACGTCAACGAGAGGGTGGTCGAGGACGCCCGCCGCAGAGCGCGCCGCATGGGCGCCCCGATCCGCGCCGTCGTCGGCAACGTCGAGGACGGCAGCTACATCATCCCGATCGAGACGTTCGACGTGATCGTCGTCTTCAACTTCCTGCACCGCCCGCTCTTCCGCGACATCAAGGACGGGATCAAGCCGGGGGGCGTCGTCGTCTATCAGACGTACACGACCGAGCAGCCGCAATTCGGCCCGCCGACGAATCCGGCGCACCTCGTGCACCCGGGCGAGCTCGCGGAGGTCTTCTCCGACTGGCAGATCCTCCGCCACGAGGAAGGGATCGAGCCCGCGACACGCGTACACGGGCCCAAGGCTCTCGCGGGGATCGTGGCGCGCAAGCCCGAGTAG
- a CDS encoding type II secretion system protein GspG yields the protein MNCSSCGATLVEGAAFCTRCGGAASPVPVLPAVVKRPTGVTLLAIYDFAAAALTLAVTLAAVAFFRQGNAVGLGVIGGITGVFGVLRLAAGWGLLVGAGWARILHFVLSGFGLLNLPVGTAVGITSFIYLTRPAVTLWFAKRDPATWTPGETATWNRAAVGSMNAGVVVAIVAGVAVVGVFFVGILAAIAIPNFLNAVDRGKQKRTMADLRSIGTAIESFAVDHDAYPVLDGGFVPVGALKAQLEPTYITAIPEQDGWGHPVLVRSDGRSYVLVSAGKDGTPDVPDFAYGETDLAPTTTFLSDIVFSNGTFVRYPDGVQR from the coding sequence ATGAACTGCAGCTCCTGTGGGGCGACGCTCGTCGAGGGCGCCGCGTTCTGCACCCGTTGCGGGGGCGCCGCGAGCCCCGTCCCCGTCCTCCCGGCGGTCGTGAAGCGGCCGACCGGCGTGACGCTCCTCGCAATCTACGACTTCGCGGCGGCGGCGCTCACGCTCGCCGTCACGCTCGCCGCGGTCGCCTTCTTCCGCCAAGGCAACGCCGTGGGGCTCGGCGTGATCGGGGGGATCACCGGGGTCTTCGGCGTGTTGCGCCTCGCCGCGGGGTGGGGGCTGCTCGTGGGGGCGGGGTGGGCGAGGATCCTCCACTTCGTCCTCTCCGGATTCGGCTTGTTGAACCTCCCCGTCGGCACCGCCGTGGGGATCACCTCGTTCATCTATCTCACGCGTCCCGCCGTGACGCTGTGGTTCGCCAAGCGCGACCCGGCGACCTGGACCCCCGGGGAAACCGCGACATGGAACCGCGCGGCCGTCGGCTCGATGAACGCGGGAGTGGTCGTCGCGATCGTCGCCGGGGTGGCGGTCGTCGGGGTGTTCTTCGTCGGCATCCTCGCCGCGATCGCGATCCCGAACTTCCTCAACGCCGTCGATCGCGGCAAGCAGAAGCGGACGATGGCCGACCTGCGGTCGATCGGCACGGCGATCGAGTCGTTCGCCGTGGACCACGACGCGTACCCGGTCCTCGACGGCGGATTCGTCCCCGTCGGCGCGCTGAAGGCGCAGCTGGAGCCGACGTATATCACCGCGATCCCCGAGCAGGACGGTTGGGGGCACCCGGTGCTGGTCCGCTCCGACGGGCGGAGCTACGTGCTCGTGAGCGCAGGCAAGGACGGCACGCCCGACGTACCGGACTTCGCGTACGGTGAGACGGATCTCGCCCCGACGACGACGTTCCTCAGCGATATCGTCTTCTCGAACGGGACGTTCGTGCGGTACCCCGACGGGGTGCAGCGGTAG
- a CDS encoding PP2C family protein-serine/threonine phosphatase, whose product MASLIEAAPTRRSSWIFAAAWALTWGLVGCLVAASIVFATQRRADFVPLLTTSVLFAEVVGFTSLLSTRVVFPMFRRLSTSVRFGLQAMTLFAGTVFGSVAVLASQPLYALANLRMVSVIVLVNAILAVLTGFALFTYDTMRRQIEASYQALREKERLEREVAIAREVQHELLPRRLPEVRGLELAGRCIPAVGVGGDYFDFLPLAGDRLAIVIADVSGKGIPAALLMAGLQGSVRSIALPGVPPAEVQARLNTMLHDTTSAARYATCFFASWDGAARTLAFSNAGHVPPIHLCAEGSIRLTAGGMPIGLFPDRRYAEDVRVLAPGDVVAFFTDGVVEAPDPQGNEFGEDRLVEILARHRRGGLEAALDEIEREVDRWRGGAPPHDDLTLVVVRAM is encoded by the coding sequence GTGGCCTCGCTGATCGAGGCGGCGCCCACCCGGCGCTCCTCCTGGATCTTCGCCGCGGCGTGGGCCTTGACCTGGGGGCTCGTCGGATGCCTCGTGGCCGCCAGCATCGTCTTCGCGACCCAGAGGCGCGCCGACTTCGTGCCGCTGCTCACCACGAGCGTCCTCTTCGCGGAGGTCGTCGGGTTCACGTCGCTTCTGTCCACGCGGGTGGTCTTCCCGATGTTCCGGCGCCTGTCGACCTCGGTGCGTTTCGGCCTCCAGGCAATGACCCTGTTCGCGGGGACCGTGTTCGGCTCCGTGGCGGTCCTCGCCTCGCAACCGCTCTACGCCCTGGCCAACCTGCGCATGGTCTCGGTGATCGTGCTCGTGAACGCGATCCTCGCCGTCCTCACCGGTTTCGCGCTGTTCACCTACGACACCATGCGGCGCCAGATCGAGGCCTCCTACCAGGCGCTGCGCGAGAAGGAGCGGCTCGAGCGCGAGGTCGCGATCGCCCGGGAGGTGCAGCACGAGCTGCTTCCCCGGCGCCTCCCGGAGGTGCGCGGCCTCGAGCTGGCCGGGCGCTGCATCCCCGCGGTGGGCGTGGGAGGCGACTATTTCGACTTCCTGCCCCTCGCGGGCGACCGCCTCGCCATCGTGATCGCGGACGTGTCGGGGAAAGGCATCCCCGCGGCGCTCCTGATGGCGGGGCTCCAGGGCTCGGTCCGTTCGATCGCGCTCCCGGGCGTTCCGCCGGCGGAAGTCCAGGCGCGGCTCAACACGATGCTGCACGACACGACGTCGGCCGCCCGTTACGCCACCTGCTTTTTCGCCTCGTGGGACGGCGCGGCACGCACGCTCGCCTTCAGCAACGCCGGGCACGTCCCGCCGATCCACCTCTGCGCGGAAGGGTCGATCCGTCTCACGGCCGGCGGGATGCCGATCGGCCTGTTCCCCGACCGCCGCTACGCGGAGGACGTCCGCGTGCTCGCTCCCGGCGACGTGGTGGCGTTCTTCACCGACGGTGTGGTCGAGGCCCCCGACCCGCAGGGGAACGAGTTCGGCGAGGATCGGCTGGTCGAGATCCTCGCGCGCCACCGCCGGGGAGGTCTCGAGGCCGCGCTCGACGAGATCGAGCGCGAGGTCGATCGCTGGCGGGGCGGGGCGCCCCCCCACGACGACCTGACCCTCGTCGTCGTGAGGGCGATGTGA
- the moaA gene encoding GTP 3',8-cyclase MoaA, translating into MPLVDGFGRVHDDLRVSVTDRCNLRCAYCMPEEPEWFPREEILRYEEAARLVRVAAEQGIRKVRVTGGEPLVRRDVDVFVAAVAAIPGIDDLSLTTNGVLLEKFAPRLAAAGLRRVNVSLDSLRRDRFARLTGRDRLADVLRGLEAAAAAGLGPVKINAVLLRGINDDEAIDLVAFGRERGYEVRFIEFMPLDNDRTWDLSRVVSGASVRRALHARWPLVPDPDRDRRAPATRFLFADGGGAVGFINSVTEPFCADCGRLRLTSDGKLRVCLYDDREDDLKAAMRAGATDADLVARMQAAVSRKGRGGAVDILERREALPLRRTMHQIGG; encoded by the coding sequence GTGCCCCTCGTCGACGGCTTCGGACGCGTCCACGACGATCTTCGCGTGTCGGTAACCGACCGCTGCAACCTCCGCTGCGCCTACTGCATGCCGGAGGAGCCGGAGTGGTTCCCGCGGGAGGAGATCCTCCGCTACGAGGAAGCGGCCCGGCTGGTCCGCGTGGCCGCGGAGCAGGGGATTCGCAAAGTCCGTGTGACCGGAGGGGAGCCCCTCGTGCGACGCGACGTCGACGTCTTCGTCGCCGCCGTCGCGGCGATCCCGGGGATCGACGACCTCTCGCTGACCACGAACGGCGTGCTCCTGGAGAAGTTCGCCCCGCGGCTCGCCGCGGCGGGACTCCGGCGCGTCAACGTGAGCCTCGACTCCCTGAGGCGCGATCGCTTCGCGAGGCTGACGGGGCGCGACCGGCTCGCCGACGTGCTGCGCGGCCTCGAGGCCGCCGCCGCGGCCGGCCTCGGCCCGGTCAAGATCAACGCGGTGCTCCTGCGAGGGATCAACGACGACGAGGCGATCGATCTCGTCGCGTTCGGAAGGGAGCGCGGCTACGAGGTGCGCTTCATCGAGTTCATGCCCCTGGACAACGACCGCACGTGGGACCTCTCCCGGGTCGTGAGCGGGGCCTCGGTCCGGCGCGCGCTCCACGCGCGCTGGCCTCTCGTTCCCGACCCCGACCGCGATCGGCGCGCTCCCGCGACGCGGTTCCTCTTCGCGGACGGCGGGGGCGCCGTCGGGTTCATCAACTCGGTGACCGAGCCGTTCTGCGCCGACTGCGGGCGCCTCCGCCTCACCTCCGACGGGAAGCTCCGCGTCTGCCTCTACGACGACCGCGAGGACGACCTCAAGGCGGCGATGCGCGCCGGCGCGACCGACGCCGACCTCGTCGCGCGGATGCAGGCGGCCGTGTCGCGGAAGGGGCGCGGCGGCGCGGTGGACATCCTCGAGCGCCGGGAGGCGCTGCCGCTGCGCCGCACGATGCACCAGATCGGCGGTTAG
- a CDS encoding response regulator: MNLRCVLVDDESPARDRLRRMLAEHADVEIVGEAGDVETAVALVDGERPDLLFLDVQMPGGDGFEVLRRLEHLPRVVFTTAFDQYAVRAFEVNSVDYLLKPFAKPRLAAALDRVRAAVAAKEDASAPVARVLEAMKPPGQPLPFRIPAKRGAKIVLLDPSEIAWFEADDTLVHARVGETRYLVEKSLAELEVSLEGSFFRTHRAYLVNLAKIGEIVPGDAGTYRLVIRDEAKTQLPLSRRQAQKLRERIPW, encoded by the coding sequence ATGAACCTTCGATGCGTCCTCGTCGACGACGAGTCCCCCGCGCGCGACCGACTGCGGCGCATGCTCGCCGAGCACGCGGACGTCGAGATCGTGGGCGAGGCGGGCGACGTCGAGACGGCCGTCGCGCTCGTGGACGGGGAACGTCCCGACCTGCTGTTCCTCGACGTGCAGATGCCGGGGGGCGACGGGTTCGAGGTGCTTCGCCGCCTCGAACACCTTCCGCGGGTCGTCTTCACGACGGCGTTCGATCAGTACGCCGTGCGCGCCTTCGAGGTGAACTCCGTCGATTACCTGCTCAAGCCGTTCGCCAAGCCGCGCCTGGCCGCGGCGCTCGACAGGGTGCGCGCGGCGGTCGCGGCCAAGGAGGACGCCTCCGCCCCGGTCGCGCGCGTGCTCGAGGCGATGAAGCCCCCGGGCCAGCCGCTCCCTTTCCGGATCCCCGCCAAGCGGGGCGCGAAGATCGTCCTCCTCGACCCGTCGGAGATCGCGTGGTTCGAGGCCGACGACACCCTCGTCCACGCGCGCGTGGGCGAAACGCGGTACCTCGTCGAGAAGTCGCTCGCCGAGCTCGAGGTCAGCCTCGAGGGGTCCTTTTTCCGTACCCACCGGGCCTATCTCGTGAACCTCGCGAAGATCGGCGAGATCGTGCCCGGGGACGCCGGGACCTACCGGCTCGTGATCCGCGACGAGGCCAAGACGCAGCTTCCCCTGAGCCGGCGACAGGCCCAGAAACTGCGCGAGAGGATTCCGTGGTGA
- a CDS encoding histidine kinase: protein MSAPRATALWAQVLTWGAGSTVAGAATGLAVGVFREGGFDSRVLAVSVVFANVVGFSVFLSAVVLYPRLRRLPPVARFALLEIALLSGSFAGTFLAITLFPLFALADPTRVLALASVNSVLALVVGNVAWSYEGMRWRLAESLREVEEVRLVEARLQEQAARAELSALQARINPHFFFNTLNTISSLVGADPEKAEEVVLTLAGLFRYTFKAAGANAVALSEELDFVEQYLTIERARFGDRLRVAWTIDPRARAALVPGLILQPLVENAVGHGIAPVPGGGTVRIAAAVADGRLCVEVADDGAGLRADPATLVSHDHALGNVRRRLETRYGREARFDLVAGPGGRGACARVELPFAAAGRSEP, encoded by the coding sequence GTGAGCGCGCCGCGGGCGACGGCGCTCTGGGCGCAGGTCCTGACCTGGGGCGCCGGGAGCACCGTGGCCGGAGCCGCGACCGGACTCGCGGTGGGCGTCTTCCGCGAGGGGGGCTTCGACTCCCGCGTGCTCGCCGTGTCGGTCGTCTTCGCGAACGTCGTCGGCTTCAGCGTCTTCCTGTCGGCGGTCGTCCTCTACCCCAGGCTGCGCCGACTTCCTCCGGTCGCGCGCTTCGCGCTCCTGGAGATCGCGTTGCTCTCCGGCTCGTTCGCCGGGACCTTCCTCGCGATCACCCTCTTCCCGCTTTTCGCCCTCGCCGACCCGACGCGCGTCCTCGCGCTGGCGTCGGTGAACTCCGTCCTCGCCCTCGTCGTGGGCAACGTCGCGTGGAGCTACGAGGGGATGCGCTGGCGCCTGGCGGAGTCGCTGCGCGAGGTCGAGGAGGTCCGCCTGGTCGAGGCCCGCCTGCAGGAGCAGGCCGCCCGCGCGGAGCTTTCGGCGCTGCAGGCGCGGATCAACCCGCACTTCTTCTTCAACACCCTCAACACGATCTCCTCGCTCGTCGGCGCCGATCCGGAGAAGGCGGAAGAGGTCGTGCTCACCCTCGCCGGCCTCTTCCGCTACACCTTCAAGGCGGCCGGCGCCAACGCGGTCGCCCTGTCCGAGGAGCTCGACTTCGTGGAGCAGTACCTCACGATCGAGCGCGCCCGGTTCGGAGACCGCCTTCGCGTCGCGTGGACGATCGACCCTCGCGCGCGCGCGGCGCTCGTGCCCGGGCTGATCCTTCAGCCGCTCGTCGAGAACGCGGTCGGCCACGGAATCGCCCCCGTTCCCGGCGGCGGCACGGTGCGCATCGCGGCGGCCGTCGCCGACGGCCGCCTGTGCGTCGAGGTCGCCGACGACGGGGCCGGACTTCGCGCCGATCCCGCGACCCTCGTGAGCCACGACCACGCGCTCGGGAACGTGCGGCGCCGCCTCGAGACCCGCTACGGTCGGGAAGCCCGATTCGATCTCGTCGCCGGTCCGGGAGGCCGAGGCGCCTGCGCCCGCGTCGAGCTGCCGTTCGCCGCTGCCGGGAGGAGCGAACCATGA
- a CDS encoding LON peptidase substrate-binding domain-containing protein encodes MSGAEGSPESRILPAGNLVPVFPLPNVVFFPRTVLPLHVFEPRYRAMVRDATQGAGLIAVSLLRPGWEEDYEGNPPFHSVATVGRIEDLEPLPDGKFNLRLVGLVRVELGEVVRDRPYRTVRAKEIPEAGGDDASPALRAAKLDLLASHGCLVRELTDRGGQGIVLDERIPFDTAVNGACANLPVDPAVRQALLEESDLLRRHAKAAAMLNEVLERVLRLKSLRGSDEGDNSVN; translated from the coding sequence ATGTCCGGCGCCGAAGGCTCGCCCGAGTCCAGGATCCTCCCCGCGGGGAACCTGGTGCCGGTCTTCCCGCTCCCCAACGTGGTCTTCTTCCCTCGCACCGTGCTTCCTCTGCACGTCTTCGAGCCCCGGTACCGTGCGATGGTCCGCGACGCGACGCAAGGGGCGGGGCTGATCGCCGTCTCCCTGCTCCGGCCGGGGTGGGAGGAGGATTACGAGGGAAACCCGCCGTTTCACTCCGTGGCCACCGTGGGACGGATCGAGGATCTCGAACCGCTGCCCGACGGGAAATTCAACCTGCGGCTCGTCGGCCTCGTGCGCGTCGAGCTGGGGGAGGTCGTTCGCGACCGGCCCTATCGCACGGTGCGCGCGAAGGAGATCCCCGAGGCCGGCGGCGACGACGCCTCCCCCGCCCTGCGCGCCGCGAAGCTCGACCTGCTCGCCTCCCACGGTTGCCTCGTGCGGGAGCTGACCGACCGCGGGGGCCAGGGGATCGTGCTCGACGAGCGGATCCCCTTCGACACCGCGGTGAACGGGGCCTGCGCGAACCTCCCGGTCGACCCGGCGGTCCGGCAGGCGCTGCTGGAGGAAAGCGATCTCCTGCGCCGGCACGCCAAGGCGGCGGCGATGCTCAACGAGGTCCTCGAGCGGGTGCTGCGCCTCAAGTCCCTGCGCGGCAGCGACGAAGGCGACAACTCGGTGAACTAA
- a CDS encoding M14 family zinc carboxypeptidase, giving the protein MIRRLAAAAALLVCSLPLVHAEPAMSRERLLLRVMAVDPERMLPDLYRLDLDFAGFDSKSKAVDVIGDTATIGFLRNLGFEVEVVRDVSTTSDSFEALSDYLSPAEVAQRIDQYVAAYPALAKKEAYATTVEGRTVWAVKISDNVAVDEDEPAVLVVAQHHAREVMTPEIAMDAVDYLLTRYATDPQVKAWVDATEIWILPNHNPDGTNHVFTADSNWRKNRRNNGGGVFGVDQNRNYPFQWNACGGSSGDASSDTYRGPSPASEPETAQGILELARRERPVMALSYHTYSELVLMPYGCTGSHTPERETFRRIASEVATRLVGDTGTSWYQPGSPWEILYAVDGASDDWFYGELGTYSMTIEANTSTQGFQPDYATWRNGTVERNRPGWQYLLDRIGGSSVRGHVTNACTGAPLSATVALDEVVYSNGETTRTATPQHGRYQFLTTPGTFTLRAALSGYRGQAWPTEVGSKPFDREIRLVPTGSRGLAVRAVRVADAAGDDDAQADPGEATSIGVTLLATGETLTGVTATLSTTDPWVTVTQANAAYGTLAPAAEAEGLFSIQVSPDAPDGHVATLTVTFGANEALCTASETAALRVTRGYPSCPFTVETLDANPGWTIANAGTGGWQFGVPSVVGPTGGRTGNNVYGTNLSGNYGGNGDFRLTTTPFDLRGLRGSELRFWRWLKNEPGYDLATVEASVDGGGTWTEIWKGFHWGEGWQEERVDLSAFADQADDVRFRFKLTSDTGTEQPGFYVDDVGVCGEAVPSAAGKLSYLAHAAAEIGPTGSNGNGTIDGGETAVVSLQIRSNRDVVSTGVEAFLSTNEPGVTIRNGWAGFADVPAGGSGDSLAPHFTVTFDGTTCRKTVPFTLDLRWDGGRSVSTFSIPIGSDRTVVILADDFESDLGWTTGGNATLGYWVREDPNGVTAGGLPVQPEDDTTPSPGVRAWVTGNPRTNGNFNPSSGDVDGGTAWLQSPIFDGAFATRLQLDLKRWFTRKNPGQFDSSTFQLRVSSDGGTTWRDLETLTGDAAAWNPVALDLVNFGAPSDQMRLRVEVTESTIAGDTLLEGLIDDVRVERTRRECDPYTPAAAQAPNGVGDTVLASIDGDHLRLEWQAPPVDGAHSAATGYRVYRSASPSGGFAVAASPTAPVAVLADERITPGSAFYLVAAENNGGVSADAP; this is encoded by the coding sequence ATGATCCGTCGCCTGGCCGCCGCCGCCGCGCTCCTCGTCTGCTCGCTCCCGCTCGTCCACGCCGAACCGGCGATGTCCCGCGAGCGGCTCCTGCTCCGGGTCATGGCCGTCGACCCCGAGCGGATGCTCCCGGACCTGTACCGCCTCGATCTCGACTTCGCCGGGTTCGACTCGAAGTCGAAGGCGGTCGACGTGATCGGCGACACCGCCACGATCGGCTTCCTGCGCAACCTCGGGTTCGAGGTCGAGGTCGTCCGCGACGTCTCGACGACGTCGGATTCGTTCGAGGCCCTGTCGGACTACCTGAGCCCGGCCGAGGTCGCGCAGCGGATCGACCAGTACGTGGCCGCGTACCCCGCGCTCGCGAAGAAGGAGGCCTACGCCACGACCGTCGAGGGGCGGACGGTGTGGGCGGTGAAGATCTCCGACAACGTGGCCGTGGACGAGGACGAGCCTGCGGTGCTCGTCGTCGCGCAGCACCACGCCCGCGAGGTGATGACCCCCGAGATCGCGATGGACGCCGTGGACTACCTGCTGACGCGCTACGCCACCGACCCGCAGGTCAAGGCGTGGGTCGACGCGACCGAGATCTGGATCCTTCCCAACCACAACCCCGACGGCACGAACCACGTCTTCACCGCGGACAGCAATTGGCGCAAGAACCGGCGGAACAACGGCGGGGGGGTCTTCGGCGTCGACCAGAACCGGAACTACCCCTTCCAGTGGAACGCCTGCGGCGGCTCGTCGGGGGATGCGTCGAGCGACACCTACCGTGGTCCGTCCCCCGCCTCGGAGCCCGAGACCGCGCAGGGGATCCTCGAGCTCGCACGGCGGGAGCGGCCGGTGATGGCGCTGTCGTATCACACCTACTCCGAGCTCGTGCTGATGCCGTACGGGTGCACCGGGTCGCACACCCCCGAGCGCGAGACGTTCCGGCGCATCGCGTCGGAGGTCGCCACGCGCCTGGTCGGCGACACCGGCACGAGCTGGTACCAGCCGGGATCGCCCTGGGAGATCCTCTACGCCGTCGACGGCGCCTCCGACGACTGGTTCTACGGCGAGCTCGGCACCTACAGCATGACGATCGAGGCGAACACCTCGACGCAGGGCTTCCAGCCGGACTACGCGACCTGGCGCAACGGCACCGTCGAGCGCAACCGCCCGGGGTGGCAGTACCTCCTCGATCGGATCGGCGGCTCCTCGGTTCGCGGCCACGTGACGAACGCCTGCACGGGCGCCCCGCTTTCGGCGACCGTCGCCCTGGACGAGGTCGTGTACTCCAACGGCGAGACGACGCGCACCGCGACCCCGCAACACGGCCGCTACCAGTTCCTGACGACGCCCGGGACGTTCACCTTGCGCGCCGCCCTGTCCGGGTATCGGGGGCAGGCCTGGCCGACCGAGGTCGGCTCGAAACCGTTCGACCGCGAGATCCGGCTCGTCCCGACCGGATCGCGGGGGCTCGCCGTGCGCGCCGTCCGGGTCGCCGACGCCGCGGGAGACGACGACGCCCAGGCCGATCCGGGCGAGGCGACCTCGATCGGCGTGACGCTGCTCGCGACCGGCGAGACCCTCACCGGCGTGACGGCGACCCTCTCGACCACCGACCCGTGGGTGACCGTGACCCAGGCCAACGCCGCGTACGGCACCCTCGCCCCCGCGGCCGAGGCGGAAGGGCTCTTCTCGATCCAGGTGTCGCCCGACGCCCCCGACGGCCACGTCGCGACCCTGACCGTCACCTTCGGCGCGAACGAGGCGCTGTGCACCGCCTCCGAGACGGCGGCGCTGCGCGTCACGCGCGGCTACCCGAGTTGTCCCTTCACGGTGGAGACCCTCGACGCCAACCCCGGCTGGACGATCGCCAACGCCGGGACCGGGGGCTGGCAGTTCGGCGTGCCGTCGGTCGTCGGCCCGACGGGCGGCCGCACGGGCAACAACGTCTACGGCACGAACCTCTCGGGGAACTACGGCGGCAACGGCGACTTCCGCCTGACGACGACGCCCTTCGACCTGCGCGGCCTCCGCGGCTCGGAGCTTCGTTTCTGGCGCTGGCTCAAGAACGAGCCCGGATACGACCTCGCCACCGTCGAAGCCTCGGTCGACGGCGGGGGGACGTGGACGGAGATCTGGAAGGGGTTCCACTGGGGCGAGGGGTGGCAGGAGGAGCGCGTCGACCTCTCCGCGTTCGCCGACCAGGCCGACGACGTGCGATTCCGCTTCAAGCTCACCTCGGACACCGGGACCGAGCAGCCCGGGTTCTACGTCGACGACGTCGGCGTGTGCGGGGAGGCCGTCCCCTCGGCGGCCGGGAAGCTCTCCTATCTCGCCCACGCGGCCGCGGAGATCGGACCGACCGGCTCCAACGGCAACGGCACGATCGACGGCGGCGAAACCGCCGTCGTGTCCCTGCAGATCCGCTCGAACCGCGACGTCGTCTCCACGGGGGTGGAGGCGTTCCTGAGCACGAACGAGCCCGGCGTGACGATCCGCAACGGATGGGCCGGGTTCGCCGACGTCCCCGCGGGAGGATCGGGGGACAGCCTCGCCCCGCACTTCACCGTCACCTTCGACGGCACGACCTGCCGGAAGACGGTTCCCTTCACCCTCGACCTGCGCTGGGACGGCGGCCGCTCGGTGAGCACCTTCTCGATCCCGATCGGCTCCGACCGCACCGTCGTGATCCTCGCCGACGACTTCGAGTCCGACCTGGGCTGGACGACCGGCGGGAACGCGACGCTCGGCTACTGGGTGCGGGAGGATCCGAACGGGGTGACGGCGGGCGGGCTGCCGGTCCAGCCGGAAGACGATACGACGCCCTCCCCCGGCGTGCGCGCGTGGGTGACCGGGAATCCGCGCACCAACGGGAATTTCAACCCGTCCTCCGGCGACGTCGACGGCGGGACCGCCTGGCTCCAGTCCCCGATCTTCGACGGCGCCTTCGCGACGCGGCTCCAGCTCGACCTGAAGCGCTGGTTCACGCGCAAGAACCCCGGACAGTTCGACAGCTCGACCTTCCAGCTGCGCGTCTCGAGCGACGGCGGGACGACCTGGCGCGATCTCGAGACGCTCACGGGCGACGCGGCGGCGTGGAACCCGGTCGCCCTCGACCTCGTCAACTTCGGCGCTCCCTCCGACCAGATGCGCCTCCGGGTCGAGGTGACCGAATCGACGATCGCCGGGGACACGCTCCTCGAGGGACTGATCGACGACGTCCGCGTCGAGCGGACCCGTCGCGAGTGCGATCCGTACACCCCCGCCGCGGCGCAGGCGCCCAACGGCGTCGGCGATACCGTGCTCGCGTCGATCGACGGCGACCACCTGCGCCTCGAGTGGCAGGCGCCCCCGGTCGATGGCGCGCACTCCGCGGCGACGGGGTATCGCGTCTACCGCTCGGCGAGCCCTTCGGGCGGATTCGCGGTCGCGGCCTCGCCGACGGCGCCGGTCGCGGTGCTCGCGGACGAGCGCATCACCCCGGGGAGTGCGTTCTATCTCGTCGCGGCGGAGAACAACGGGGGGGTGTCGGCGGACGCGCCGTAG
- the nth gene encoding endonuclease III, with the protein MTQARRRERAAKIVAELRRLYGDADCALHHASALQLLVATVLSAQCTDERVNLVTPALFGKYRSAADYANADLPTLMEEIRSTGFFQNKAKALVGLGKALVERHGGTVPDRMEDLVGLPGVGRKTANVLLGTWFGKPAIPVDTHVTRLVARLDLSKESDPVKIERDLMELLEESDWTFTSHALIWHGRRVCNARKPLCETCTLRPLCPFPAAPRREKG; encoded by the coding sequence GTGACGCAGGCGAGGCGGCGCGAGCGCGCCGCGAAGATCGTCGCCGAGCTGCGCCGTCTCTACGGCGACGCCGATTGCGCGCTGCATCACGCGAGCGCCCTCCAGCTGCTCGTCGCGACCGTCCTCTCGGCCCAGTGCACCGACGAACGCGTCAACCTCGTCACCCCCGCGCTCTTCGGGAAATACAGGTCGGCCGCCGACTACGCGAACGCCGACCTCCCGACGTTGATGGAGGAGATCCGGTCGACCGGGTTCTTCCAGAACAAGGCGAAGGCCCTCGTCGGCCTCGGGAAGGCTCTGGTGGAGCGCCACGGGGGGACGGTCCCGGACCGGATGGAGGACCTCGTCGGGCTTCCCGGCGTCGGCCGGAAGACCGCGAACGTCCTGCTCGGGACCTGGTTCGGGAAACCCGCGATCCCCGTGGACACCCACGTCACCCGCCTCGTCGCCCGGCTCGACCTGTCCAAGGAGTCGGATCCGGTCAAGATCGAACGCGACTTGATGGAACTGTTGGAGGAATCGGACTGGACCTTCACCTCCCATGCGCTGATCTGGCACGGGAGGAGGGTCTGCAACGCGCGCAAGCCCCTCTGCGAAACCTGCACGCTCCGGCCCCTCTGTCCGTTCCCCGCCGCACCCCGGCGGGAGAAGGGTTGA